The genomic stretch GTTGGTGGTGTGggtatctacatccacctccttagACTGTAGGAAGTTGCCAATTGGTCACTCCgttgaagcaacatccatttcatctgcgTCTTGTCTCTTCACAACTGCTCTAGGTATAAATCGGCGCCCCATCAAGATCACATggttcattcatgcattcaatCCATCTCCTCAACTGTATTCTTCATTGCTCtattttttcctttgcttctttctcttcgtCAAGAGTGGCacgcaaggcagcgttatcaTCCTGTAGTCCCTTGATATCGTTCCGCAGTGCTCTGTTTTCCGCCGTAAGTATTTTGACCTGTTCAGATATTTGATAGAAGCTCACCTTGAGGTTGTCATCCTGTGTTCTTAGGACTTGCTGTATCTCCTTCTGTTGCTCAGAGAGGCTAGCTTTGAGTTTTCCAATGTGTGCACTTAGTTCTCACCGTGTTCCCTTCTGTAGGTCCTGGATTTGCATTTGCCTCGATCAGTTTAAGACGTTATAGAATGAGTTGTCACTGGGTTCCAACGGCTTGAATGGGCTTGCTTCCctggcttctggtggctcgGGATGCTCCCAGTTGACCGCCAATTTGTATGGTTCTCTTTCCGGGGTTTCACCTCAACTCGAAGCTTCCCCGTGAGAATCATATGGCTTTTTGCGTGGCATTATTGCTAAGCAACCGCCTTGTGCTTCAGCGGCTAGCCAGATAGCTTATTTTGCGAACGTCTGTCAGcacttttaatgtgtttatttcaacAAATCCATACCACTCACTGGTCCGAGTTTGAATGGGGTGTATCAATAAACTATTCTAGTCTTTTGAGCACAAAGTGTGGTCAGGTAGTAGTTCaaacactcaaaaaaatgtttgccaagaagagttaaaaaaaataggttGAACAATAGTCTATAGACGtcacaattacaaatgaaaCTTGATCAAAATTGAGGAAAACTACATTTCAGCAAGGCGATCAACAGTTTGAAGTCATGATGTTGTTCTGATAGGCTAcaataggggtgtccaaacttttacattttagaaACCAACCCATGCAGATAAGATGAGACCTTTTTTatatgcaaagaaaaaaacacttgcaTCTCAGTTTTCTGTTATcagtttttgttcctttttacagtttttaattttacagtattttttttttttacaaatattaacTTTCccctacatttttttctgttaatattatgtctttattcccataatatttagactttattatcataatagtatAGCTTTTACCCACCTTAAATCAGATTGCAACTTTACTAACCAATTAATATTGCAACTTGAAAGAAGAGTTAGGGTTGTTTAGGTTTATTTTCCtagtattttgtctttattctcgtaaaatgacttttttttccccatttcttgctattgttttcttgtttaattttattttttgggccaataaaaaagcagctgtaaatggcccctgacctgcactttggacaccactgggcTGTACAATCAATGTtagctaacattagtagctaaactcGGCCAAATTTCTATCGTTGGCTGACAACAAACAAGTGTTACGTCGCACCACTTGGCTGCAATCAGCATAtcgtgcatgcatgcacacatgcagtaACAGTGGCATTTGCTGCAGACAATGCTGATAacatggttgcatttcttttacagggtggtggtggtggtggtgctttCTATGAACGAGGAAAACCCTGATCCTGATTAAAATATTGCAAACACTGTGATGTCTGTCTTGTTTACTGTATGGTAGCGCGTAACACATCATCACCTTGAAGTACAACAGCTTGAGTAAAGTGAATAgttgtaatataaataaataattgggTGACCTTGCATCATTTTAAGTGATAAAAAGTGATTATGTAAAATGATGTTCCATATGAATATTATGCTACTATTACGTAATAGATAACATATACATATCTGTAAAGCTTAACCAGACGGACCAAAATAGAGCAGCCTGACAATGATGATGGTCATGTATGTGGCCCAAGGTGCATAGTGGAATATTGTTGTTTACCAAAGGGCACGGGAGCGTCACGGCCTTTTGACAGACACATGAAACATTTGACTCCCACACAACAGCAATGACGCAGACTACTTGCACCTGTCCTTCTATTTCTTCCTTTGCTTTTATTGTCGGTAGTATTTTCCGCACCTAATGCACCCCCTgtaggcgcgaattggcagccacgatTCCGTCAGTCTACCCCGGGTTAGCTAACCACCACCAGTATGAgactgagtgaatgaatgaataatggcttcactttattgtgaagcgctttgggtgcctagAAAAGCGCTACTTCAAATCGAATCCGTTATTTTACCTTATTTAGCCAACGGAGCTAAATAAActgctctcagtatgatgccgTGCaagctgcaaccacaataaaaAACTTCAATTCCTACCACTGTTAGTGTAGCTGTTGTAGTTCTCCACCACGGCCTGTAGATGGCAGCAAAGGATTCTAAACCATCACAGCGAGGCCTTGACCAACACTTTTATCTTACCGCCAACTCCAAAGGCAAATCAGAATTACGAGATAAATAGTCGACATTAGcaaattaaaagtttaaattacGAGAtcgaaagtcataattattagaaaaaatcctaattgagaaaaagtcataaccgTGATCTTAAAAATCCGACTTACGTGATAAAAAgtcatgagataaaaagtcgaaattatgagattaaaaaggcataattatgggataaaaagtaaaaattacgaaataaagtcacaattatgcaATAAGCAAGTCGcaattatgagcaaaaaaaacaaatttacgagataaaaagaaaaaaatacgatGTAAAAAGtcattctgagaaaaaaaaatgatgcacatTTAAGAGAAAGCTAGGCAAAATGAAATGTGATGTAGTTGAATACTGGGAGCGTCACAAGACACTCAATGACACGAGATGacacatgagattgggtctacaaggacaagacgagatgagattttctACTattctactaatttaatttctactaagTTACACTCatctgcactctgtgtatgccgttgttctatggaacaagcATGCCAGTGAGTGAGCCCCCTCTCTgccagacacgcatgcacatggcaatatttcgattatccacttcattttcatttattgtgcgattCATTCACATATTTCTGATTCTCCCAGGCCTAGCGCCcaccagacattttttttctgaatgagaagtcttgtcacattttaatttggTGAGATATTGtggcacgagatcttgtgacactcccaCTTAACACAATTTTTAAATGGGTGCAAAAGGTATgttcattattaatattaatcaaGTTAAGCAGTACAATTGCAGCTTGTTTGTGTTTGATTTGACATTAGCTTTACCCACTTAAACATGCCCATTCATGACGGAGCACTTCAATTCCTGCCCACTACGTGGCACTACAGCTCCTTCCAGCCATCCAATGACTCCTGCAGGACACCGGGGGCCCTTAAGAAAGCATCACAGGTGGACATTTTCACACCTCAGGGCGAGAATGGTGAGGACAGAGGGTCTATTTTGGAGAACCACTCACAAGGACGCTGGAATCTATATATCCACCCTTGTTTTCGGTGTGCCTCATCTGAGAAAAAGGAGCCTGCCAGTACTTTGTCAAGTATTGTAAGTAAGTAAGGTAAGAAGAAAAATGaatgacatgatatgatatggaAGAGTTTAACTGGAATGTCCTTGATTTTATTTGCAACAGTGTTTATCACACGTGCTTTTCCTGAGATATCATCTGCAGATGATTCCTCTATGTAGTTTGTTTTGTACTCCTTTTACATACTGGAAGTGTTGTTAAAGGGTCTACAGTGACTAAGGTGAATGTCTGACCTCCAGCCTATGTCATCCATGCTCTTGAGAGGTTTCTTGTGCTTTCTCCCGTCACAGAAGAACCCAAAGAGCTGAAAGCATGTCTGACGCGTGAGTCTCATTATGTTTCATTGTAACACGGCTCGCATTTGGactgtaaaatgtcaaaaatgtaacaaacatgCTTGTTGTCTCTCAATGTCACCTTCCTTTTACATGCTCAGGCCTTCGGTGAGTGCACTCTATtgccaaaaataaacaaatgtgttATGAATTAGTCAAAATGTCCAATTAGGTTGATAAATTACTCTTTGCGTATTGCAAGAAATTGATGACTTGACTACTCAtctatacattttcttctccagAGACCAAAAATCTCTGCATCTCGCAGACTGTTTCTGAAGGTAATATCTACAGCATGACTCTCATGCGGAAAGCAGTCATTGGGCCATGCCTTGACTGACAGGGCATCATTTGCGTCCAATATGTCATCTGTGCATCAGACCAAAATGATCAAGAAGGCCATGGTGATGCTGGAGAACGACAAGCAAATAAGAAGGGATGAGCGGGAGAGAACCCTGTCTGAGAGAGTCCCGGCATTAGAGATGTCTGGCATGTCAGCGCAGGATCTGCAGGTATGAGGAAGGGCAAATAAGTCTACTCATGTTTAGCTGGGCCAGTGTGCCAGTAGCATTCAACGCAAATAACTACCGGTACCCAAATACACCCCCCAAAAACTGGAATCATGTCTTATTTGGAAACTGCAATTTCACAACAACTAAAGATTGAAAGGATGTTCTCTTTGGTTTttgttaattcattccagaaggtctgacgtaaaccaaaacgtacaaaagcCGAGGAAActtttctcataggaaataacCTCAATCCGATCACTCTGTTCCAGAcatccaaaatattaacaagaaACAcactttatagagaataattatttttacatgcagaaaataataccaatacacataaatgatgaataaattaacatttaacaagACGTTTACCTCTGGTGAAGACGGTGAGGAGCAGACAAGAAGAGAGGGGACGCCATCTTTGTACTTTgcgatgagttctttcttgaattcaatagtgtttctcaccttcttgattaaattgctgccactcgcagctttctttggccccatggcgggttatttcaCACTCAAACAAATGCGCTGACAGCGAGTCGGCAACATGTCTGGTTCAacagaacgatacagtacagcccaaacagactagtttgttacggcAATTATTGTAGTAGGGCCACCATATACTAGTAGACACCAATAGGGCCGCTTGTAGGGCCGCCAGGTACTAGTAGACACTAGTAGGGCCATTAGTAGGGCTGCTAGGTATTAGTAGACGCTGGCAGGGCTGCAAGGTACTAGTAAACGCTAGTTGGGCCACCAGTAGGTACTAGTAGATGCTAGTAGGGCCACTAATAGGTAACCAAGAAGACTGGGGTAGTTTGATAGTATATAACATGTTTTTGGTTACCTCAAAATGCtaaatgatgtattattatttcggactgtcaaatgaaaaatgttatcaaaaattaatagttttcaaattaattaatcgtgattaatcaccattgcAGTTATGTgtaaaatatgccaatttttacggtatcttatgaacagaaagataaatgacaggacaggatagatatatacagtcaaacctgtcttagcggccacctgtgtagaacggccactgaaaaatcccccgcagcaaatttacatgttatagaccctgtgtatagcagtcacctgtctaacgtggccagcggccacccattttgtatcccttggacAATATCTGaatgcatatagcggccaaaatgccgactcaagcagaggcttcatgcacgaaaaagtttcgttttttaagcaatgaagccgttgtgtgtagactttaattactgagaaatagttcaacataaaaaagccgtcttcttactttgcaatgccgccctgaaaagattaaATGACaaccaaaacggtaatcttcccactttgcaatgccgttaatagattctaaaatagccaaaacacctgaataaaacatctaaaatatcacttaattgccgactaattacagtagagattagaagcccattcaataagaaaggagtgatggtattgttagtttacgacaatcttcgcacctcctccgcactcaattgttcacgcacacacccattcatgactgcttcacgcgtatcctgcaCATACTGCATATCCTCGGGTTCGTTCAcaaaattttttatttcttgcttttaaaatcaaaaatggaaatttgtgacgttctgcaggacaggagcgagcgtcccctgtcctgcgctcttatttggcaggctatgccttctccggggaggaagaggcagccgcttcatgcctggtggccacGCAGCTGCGGTCAGTTAACATtagtggcggataaaaggccagcgccgtcgaatgtgcggcgctggttcattgttgttattgatattactagtttcctcaccggtgctgttacctagatttacctacctgttgaTGTGTCAGAGCGTTTTCCCcgatgtctcttggttttgctccagtctttttgtgttaatatgtgtgcgcacaaattcaaaatggccaccaacctgtctatagcggccacttttgccatttcccttcattggctgctatagacaggtttgactgtatatgtatatgtatatgtatatatgtatatatgtatatatatatatatatatatatatatatatatatatatatatatatatatatatatatatatatatatatatatatatattagcagAAAATTCAAATCAAGCTGAAGGATAGCCCACAAGTCTGAAACTGTAGTATTTGCCTAACGCTAGTCTCTTTCggagtagcacaacatttgaatcacatgtTAAGGTGTCAGTCAGAGCCATgatgggttgcgttcaaagacaccatgtaacTGAAGTtgcattcacatgttttgagtgtagttgtgttttctgggatttccgagcatacttaaatgcagcaaattgtaccgCAATAAGAGTtatgttagtgagtgataagaatacacacttattgtttttttgtatttctctttatttagaccagatattaacacaaaataaagacatttttgtgatgtttggagtgtccctgaatgcccCCCCGTgtagtctagtgacaatgaggaagtgtcggactagagacatgtttgtgagttggagatacgtatgtggtgttggaattgctgttgatgtgttcaggtcggaATAAGTTACAGAAGAGCGTCAGAGTCTGTGTGAGGTGTGTGGGAACGCTATTGTCCCTgagtctgccgtcataacacaaatgtgtggcttgacatgatctgcatgtgttaattacgctaaaaatgtCCAcctaattaacaaaataaatttgttaccACCGTTAACGCACGctctttgacagccctataataataataataataataataataataataataataataataataataataatgtcaacagAATCTTTGCAAAGAGCTACACCAGAAGATCGATGTTGTGGACGAGGAACGTTACGACATTGCTTTAAAAGTGGCCAAAAGTGACATTGAGGTATGTTGTGTTGCATTTTAAAATCCATTTTTCCAGTTTTAATGCTCAATTTGGAGACGATGGGAGTGTGGTGCTGTGAACACTCATTTATATCAATAAagctttatgcttttttttacatttactgcAGATGTCTTGACAAGTGTAATTTCTGAATAAAAGGTGCGAGACCTGTCTCAGAAGATCTACGAGCTCAAGGGTAAGATGAAGAGGCCAAACCTGAAGAGAGTGAGGGTGTCTGCAGACGCCATGCTGGGAGCGCTGCTTGGCTCCAAGGTCAAAGAGTCTGTGGACTTCAAGGCCAACCTGAAAACTGTgaagaaagaggaggagaaggtgaggaagttattttgtttctgtggCAGACTCAAATAACATGATTGAATGATCTTTCACTGCAGAAAGAGGAAGTGACTGACTGGCGTAAGAACGTGGACGCCATGTCGGGTATGGAGGGCAGGAAGAAGCTGTTTGACGCTGGCCAGTAGACGTCTCGGCCAACACATTTGCAGATGGAGATGATTAGTCGGATCAACAGATCAACTCATGTAACCAATCTCTGTAGACATTTTCAATGGGATGCATCCATTATGACGTACTTTAGCTGCATAAGGTACAATTCATTCGGGTAACGTTTGAATTTTATAGCAAAGATCATACGCTTTGTAGTTTTAGTAAGATGTCCCCTCAAGTAGTGAGATGTGCAGCACACATCTTAAGTAAAACATAATTATGAGTCCTGCCGTATGATGTCATGATAAAAAAGGTGACTATTTGTGTCTGTGTCAGTCTTTATTTCTAGTATCCACTCCACTTACTTTAGGAAAGGCTACGTTTAACATAGTGGACTTATAGGCATCAACTGCGGTAAAGTTCGAAACATATTCACAAATTCAaacttccgggatcaataactcccaagcAAATGGTTGTAACACGGCAAACCATAACTCTTTccaaccgtggcaacacagacaaacagctacaaaCCATGCAAGAGGGTTTTGTCAAAAACAGCcgtcttctgtgcagtctgacttatatTGATCTCTATGAGAAGCCGGCAGCGGTTGGAGGTATGGTTTGCTAAGTAAAACCATTCGCTTGGGAGTTATTGAGCCCGGAAGTTTGAATCTAACTTCACCGCAGTTAGGTGCCACCCAATATATGATACTATTTTTTTACTAGAGTGAGAGATAAATGTTTActactacaacaacaataataaacatcctGTATTGCTAAATTAGTAAGTATGCTCATACTAATATGTAAAAACACCCACTTTATAGCATCTCCTTTTTTTAATTCCTCTATGTTTAAACTCCCCATTGCTCCCCCAAATACTATCAATCATGACAGGGTAGCACATAAACATACAAATCATTTGGTCATACTTACGTCTCAACGTACCGTGACATCCAACAACACACACCTTAAGACTCGCaaattaatttaacaagaaGCACCTTAAATTAATTTTACTGTTCAATTCACAGTTGATAGGTACCCGCTCTTTTCTCgtgttcttctttgttggtgaaTGTGCCCCGGCGTCGAGTGCTTCTCCATATATGGGCAGACGTCAGCAATGGCACCGCCCATGTGCGAGGACGTCCATTCCGATTGGAGGTCCAAAACTGTTAATCGCCATTAATCCCACAGACGTTTTCATGGCTGGCCAAATATTTTCAACATTACAAGTGACCGTTGCAGTAACATTCCGACCGGCTTTACCCACGTAGGGTGAGTCCCAATCCGCTCTTAATGCAGCATTTTGGTGTTCGCTATAAAGCTTCTGACGTCCATTAATGTTTGTTATTTAAACGCTTGGGGCGCCTTTTATGTAGTGGAGGGGCTAGCGACAGTAGCCATATTTATGATATTAATCAATGGTAACGGAAGAAAACGTAACTGCATGTTATAACATGAATACATGGAAGGTAGCTTCATTTTCGAACGTGCAATGCTAATTATAGTAGCGTTCACTTCCAAATCGCCTGAGATAACCTTTAACCTTTAGCTTGCACCGTCCCCGCTGGTGCGCTGTGACCACTGGCTGTGACACGTCGAGCTACAACAAATTACCGCTAATGTCtgatttattgtcattatttcctATAGAAAATGTCTTATCAAAGTTATATCATCTTACATGACACATTTCCCATGCCTTCAGGGGGTGCGTGTGAATAAGCTTGTCTTCTGTTCACATGTGTATTTTGATGATGTTCTGTGTATATGTCGTACATGTATAAcgatacatttatttatatatattctgTTGTGTGGcttgaaataaacattttatttgtatatagtTGTAAATAAGTTGTAAATAGGTTGTTCATGTGCAGGTTTGTGGTGCAGCAGATGTCCACGTACAAACTGTTCCTGCTGAGGCATGGCGAGGGGGCATGGAACCGGGAGAACCGTTTTTGCAGCTGGGTGGACCAGAAGCTGAGCGAGGATGGCGTAAAGGAGGCCCGGGACTGCGGCAGGCTCCTGAAAGAGATGGGCTACAAGTTCGACATGGTCTTCACCTCCATCCTCAGCCGCTCCATCCAGACAGCCTGGCTGGTTCTGGAGGCCATGGGCCAGGAGTGGATCCCCGTGGTCAAGTCATGGAGGCTCAACGAGCGCCACTACGGCGCCCTGATAGGCTTGAACCGGGCGGAAATGGCACTGCAGCACGGCGAGGAGAAAGTGAAGTTGTGGAGGAGGGGCTATGACATCACTCCACCGCTTATAGAGGAAACGCACCCGTACTTCCACGAAATCTACAATGATCGCAGGTACACCACGTGCGATGTGGACAAGGAGAAGCTGCCCCATGCCGAGAGCTTGAAGGAGGTTTTGGACAGGCTGCTACCATATTGGGACAGCACAGTGGTGCCAGAGATACAGAAAGGCAGGACGGTGCTCATTTCTGCCCATGGAAACAGCTGCAGAGCCCTGCTCAAACACCTGGAAGGTACACTGCACATGTTTAACCACTCAGCACTTGCTTTTGTGCCATTCAGCCAGTAGCAGCCTGTCCCATGATGGCGCCTGAGACAGAAACGGCAGGTTGAACCTGTCCAAAAAGGCCAGCTAGTTTATGTTACACTTGCCTGCGGCTGCAGCACCCACACTGACCTTTCATCATACTGGATTTGGAGGCTGCAGGCCGCTCATTTACTTTACACTTCAttcacgcacacgcacaaaaGCGCTCCCATCCCGTgttttattccatttatttatgagTTGTCCAAAATTCAGCtatgatgctggaatttagaccgtTTAGAAAATAAGtcggggctgcacggtggtctagtggttagcatgttggccaacacattaacagtctggagatgggaagacttgggttggattctcccttgggcatttctgtgtggagtttggatgttctccccgtgtgtgggggggttttctgggtactccagtttcctcccacattccaaaaacatgcatgttagcttcattggagactctaaatggtccataggtatgaatgtgagtgtttgtctatatgtgccctgccattggctggacaccagtccagggtgtaccccaccttttgccccaagtcagctggaataggctccagcgtgcccccgcgaccctaaagaggagaagcggtatagaaaatggatggatggatggaaataagccctactgggaacacggggtgtgtgtgtgtgtgcgcgtgtgtgtgtgcgtgcgtgcgtgtgtgtgtgtgtgtgtgtgtgtcacttcaATGATAATGAGCTGTTGTTTGTCTCCCACAGGGTGTTTGtttccaagaagcgctattgtacACTTCACACACTGTAActttgcacttgtccaacataatacaGTAGATGTCATGTGTCACATACAGCATAGAAATATGAAGGAGGGGGACAAGAGGACACAAactttagcaacactagcatagctatgt from Dunckerocampus dactyliophorus isolate RoL2022-P2 chromosome 5, RoL_Ddac_1.1, whole genome shotgun sequence encodes the following:
- the bpgm gene encoding bisphosphoglycerate mutase codes for the protein MSTYKLFLLRHGEGAWNRENRFCSWVDQKLSEDGVKEARDCGRLLKEMGYKFDMVFTSILSRSIQTAWLVLEAMGQEWIPVVKSWRLNERHYGALIGLNRAEMALQHGEEKVKLWRRGYDITPPLIEETHPYFHEIYNDRRYTTCDVDKEKLPHAESLKEVLDRLLPYWDSTVVPEIQKGRTVLISAHGNSCRALLKHLEGISDEDIAGVTLPTGIPVLLELDKELRPVKARRLLGDQEKIQAAIRKVEDQGKAKATT
- the LOC129181328 gene encoding troponin I, slow skeletal muscle-like isoform X2, translating into MIKKAMVMLENDKQIRRDERERTLSERVPALEMSGMSAQDLQNLCKELHQKIDVVDEERYDIALKVAKSDIEVRDLSQKIYELKGKMKRPNLKRVRVSADAMLGALLGSKVKESVDFKANLKTVKKEEEKKEEVTDWRKNVDAMSGMEGRKKLFDAGQ
- the LOC129181328 gene encoding troponin I, slow skeletal muscle-like isoform X1, whose product is MVMLENDKQIRRDERERTLSERVPALEMSGMSAQDLQVRDLSQKIYELKGKMKRPNLKRVRVSADAMLGALLGSKVKESVDFKANLKTVKKEEEKKEEVTDWRKNVDAMSGMEGRKKLFDAGQ